One genomic segment of Sparus aurata chromosome 24, fSpaAur1.1, whole genome shotgun sequence includes these proteins:
- the LOC115576648 gene encoding gastrula zinc finger protein XlCGF57.1-like → MSVEHLDVRRHRADVQLLMVCKEEDPPEQQNWSSSLDQQDPPELPHIKEEEEDLWTNQEEDDVIKFTFTPVPVKSEDDDEEEPQSSQLHHRPTEEIKTEAGGEDCGGPEPARTSDPYRHLQPETDDGAEPETDDSHDWEETREPQSGLNSDHKGDQHKDDGTQTEVKPFSCSVCGKSYRRKKFFTTHMRRHSEEKCFSCSFCDKTFQRRGGVVRHMKIHTGEKPFSCSVCGKGFVIYSRLTAHLRVHTGEKPFTCSVCETSFSDRCSLSKHTRIHTGEKPCSCSVCGKRFAENGHLKEHMRVHTGEKPYSCSVCGKNFAQGSALTRHSRVHTGEKNYSCSVCKATFKHHGNLSTHMRKHTGEKPYSCSVCTRRFADRGNLKRHLNVHTGEKPFSCSVCGKTFALKTTLTQHLTVHTGEKPFICSVCGKGFGDGGTLRRHLIVHTGEKPFSCSVCGKRFTQLVNIKKHKCAGESGGDK, encoded by the coding sequence ggaagaggaggatctgtggaccaatcaggaggaggatgatgtcatcaagtTCACATTCACTCCTGTCCCTGTGAAgagtgaagatgatgatgaagaggaacctcagtcctcacagcttcatcacaGACCAACTGAAGAGATCAAAACAGAAGCTGGtggagaggactgtggaggaccagaaccagccaggaCCTCAGATCCATATCGACATTTACAACCCGAAACTGATGACGGCGCTGAACCCGAGACTGATGACAGTCATGACTGGGAGGAAACCAGGGAACCTCAGTCAGGTTTAAACTCTGACCACAAGGGGGACCAACATAAAGATGATGGAACCCAAACCGAAGTAAAACCATTCAGCTGCTCAGTTTGTGGTAAAAGTTACCGTCGGAAGAAATTCTTCACAACCCACATGAGACGTCACTCAGAAGAGAAATGCTTCAGCTGCTCATTCTGTGACAAGACGTTCCAGCGGAGAGGAGGGGTTGTGAGGCACATGAAAATCCACACGGGGGAGAAACCCTTCAGTTGTTCTGTCTGTGGGAAAGGGTTTGTAATATATTCAAGGTTGACAGCTCACCTAAGAGTTCACACCGGAGAGAAACCCTTCACATGCTCGGTCTGTGAAACAAGTTTCAGCGACAGATGCAGCTTATCCAAACACACAAGAATTCATACTGGTGAGAAACCCTGCAGTTGTTCAGTTTGTGGTAAGAGGTTTGCTGAGAACGGACATCTGAAAgaacacatgagagtccacacaggagagaaaccctacagctgctctgtttgtgGGAAAAATTTTGCACAAGGCTCAGCTCTGACTCGTCACTCCAGAGTTCACACTGGAGAAAAGAATTACTCGTGCTCAGTTTGTAAAGCAACTTTCAAGCACCATGGCAATCTGTCGACACACATGAGGAAGCATACGGGTGAGAAACCCTACAGCTGCTCAGTCTGCACGAGAAGATTCGCAGATCGCGGAAATCTGAAACGACACTTGAACGtccacacaggggagaaaccgttcagttgcaGCGTTTGTGGTAAAACGTTTGCTCTGAagacaacactgacacaacacCTGACCGTCCACACCGGGGAGAAACCGTTCATCTGTTCAGTCTGTGGTAAAGGGTTTGGAGACGGAGGGACTCTGAGACGACACCTGATTGTCCACACGGgggagaaaccgttcagttgcaGCGTTTGTGGAAAAAGATTCACTCAGCTCGTTAAcatcaaaaaacacaagtgtgcTGGTGAGAGTGGTGGAGACAAATGA